In one window of Campylobacter hepaticus DNA:
- a CDS encoding endonuclease III domain-containing protein, which produces MTGAQIFEKLLKFNLNYQEFDWLANQGLSDFELLVSVILTQNTNWKNVLKALENLRQENITHIEQINNLSDLRLASLIKPSGFYNTKAKRLKNLIQKILNTYENWDDFKTNVDRKWLLDIKGLGFESADSVLNYLCKREILVVDSYSMRLALNLGYEFEHYEELREFLQSDIKNKQDNLCKIINKKCPLYELYQIFHALIVAFAKESFKGMRLSLQGEQYIRKLKEIL; this is translated from the coding sequence ATGACTGGGGCTCAAATTTTTGAAAAACTTTTAAAATTTAATTTAAATTATCAAGAATTTGATTGGTTGGCAAATCAAGGTTTAAGTGATTTTGAACTTTTGGTTTCTGTAATTTTAACTCAAAATACAAATTGGAAAAATGTTTTAAAAGCTTTAGAAAATTTAAGGCAAGAAAATATTACTCATATAGAACAAATTAATAATTTATCAGATTTAAGACTTGCATCTTTGATTAAACCGAGTGGATTTTATAATACTAAAGCAAAGCGTTTAAAAAATTTAATACAAAAAATTTTAAATACTTATGAAAATTGGGACGATTTTAAAACTAATGTTGATAGAAAATGGCTTTTAGATATTAAAGGTTTGGGCTTTGAAAGCGCTGATAGTGTTTTAAATTATCTTTGCAAAAGAGAAATTTTAGTTGTAGATAGTTATAGTATGCGTTTGGCTTTAAATTTAGGTTATGAATTTGAACATTATGAAGAATTAAGAGAATTTTTACAAAGTGATATAAAAAATAAGCAAGATAACTTATGCAAGATTATAAATAAAAAATGCCCTCTTTATGAGCTTTATCAAATTTTTCATGCTCTTATTGTGGCCTTTGCCAAAGAGAGTTTTAAAGGAATGAGGTTAAGTTTACAAGGAGAGCAATATATAAGAAAATTAAAGGAAATTTTATGA
- the thiD gene encoding bifunctional hydroxymethylpyrimidine kinase/phosphomethylpyrimidine kinase, translated as MKAKGSDLIPVLTIAGSDCSGGAGIQADLKTFSAHKLFGMSVVLSVVAENTTRVIGLHHIPSKNVDEQMLAVFEDIIPKATKIGMIGTCELMSCVAKNLEKFKPKNVVIDPVMFAKNGYALMPEKNCDFFKKTIIEFADILTPNIPEAEFLCGFKIFNEEEMIQAAKHLCSLGAKAVLLKGGHSEYNANDVLFDGENIHIFKSERINTKNTHGTGCTLSSAIASNLAQGKNLFHAVREAKEYVKNAIYYSVNLGKGHGPINHFLGFSNER; from the coding sequence ATGAAAGCAAAAGGAAGTGATTTAATTCCAGTTTTAACAATAGCAGGAAGTGATTGTAGTGGAGGTGCTGGTATACAAGCTGATCTTAAAACTTTTAGTGCGCATAAGCTTTTTGGTATGAGTGTTGTTTTAAGCGTTGTGGCTGAAAATACTACAAGAGTCATTGGATTGCACCATATACCAAGTAAAAATGTAGATGAGCAAATGCTTGCAGTTTTTGAAGATATTATACCAAAAGCTACTAAAATTGGTATGATAGGAACTTGTGAATTAATGAGTTGTGTGGCTAAGAATTTAGAAAAGTTTAAACCTAAAAATGTAGTTATTGATCCTGTTATGTTTGCTAAAAATGGTTATGCTTTAATGCCTGAAAAAAATTGCGATTTTTTTAAAAAGACTATAATTGAATTTGCTGATATTCTTACTCCAAATATACCTGAAGCTGAATTTTTATGTGGATTTAAAATTTTTAATGAAGAAGAAATGATTCAAGCAGCAAAACATCTTTGTTCTTTAGGAGCAAAAGCTGTATTGCTTAAAGGAGGTCATAGTGAATATAATGCTAATGATGTGCTTTTTGATGGTGAAAATATTCATATTTTTAAAAGTGAGCGTATAAATACAAAAAATACACATGGAACAGGTTGCACTCTTTCTTCAGCTATTGCTAGTAATTTAGCACAAGGTAAAAATTTATTTCATGCAGTAAGAGAAGCTAAAGAATATGTAAAAAATGCTATTTATTATTCTGTAAATTTAGGAAAAGGTCATGGTCCTATTAATCATTTTCTAGGTTTTTCAAATGAGAGATAA
- the thiE gene encoding thiamine phosphate synthase encodes MRDKLDLSLYLVATRGTKSDELFLNILENAIKGGVSVIQLREKELNTRNFYELGLKVKKLCKNYGIPFLINDRLDIALALDADGVHLGQEDLELNLARKLLGEKKIIGLSLKTLEQLAFIKGADYLGCGAIKTTLTKKSSLLNLKILKQICQKSPIGVVAIGGIDKKIVKELQDINLKGIAVCRAIMEAKDAFLAAQELRCEINENLSFK; translated from the coding sequence ATGAGAGATAAATTAGATCTTAGTCTTTATTTAGTAGCTACTAGAGGAACAAAAAGTGATGAGCTTTTTTTAAATATTTTAGAAAATGCTATTAAAGGCGGAGTAAGTGTAATACAATTACGTGAAAAAGAGTTAAATACAAGAAATTTCTATGAACTTGGTTTAAAAGTGAAAAAGCTTTGTAAAAATTATGGAATACCGTTTTTAATAAATGATAGATTAGATATTGCTTTAGCTTTAGATGCCGATGGTGTGCATTTAGGACAAGAGGATTTAGAATTAAATCTTGCTAGAAAGCTTTTGGGGGAGAAAAAAATTATAGGTTTAAGTCTTAAAACATTAGAACAATTAGCTTTTATAAAAGGAGCGGATTACTTAGGTTGTGGGGCTATTAAAACAACACTGACTAAAAAAAGTTCACTTTTAAATCTTAAAATTTTAAAGCAAATTTGCCAAAAAAGTCCTATTGGAGTTGTAGCTATAGGAGGGATTGATAAAAAAATTGTAAAAGAATTACAAGATATCAATTTAAAAGGTATTGCAGTATGTAGAGCTATTATGGAAGCTAAGGATGCTTTTTTAGCCGCACAAGAATTAAGGTGTGAGATTAATGAAAATTTATCTTTTAAATGA
- a CDS encoding uroporphyrinogen-III synthase translates to MKIYLLNETPFEGVENLILNELIFYDFNVDLSKYEVLIYTSKNALKALKKANIKLNFELDLYAVGQKSAEFAKQMGFKKVKFPKKANAKELFFEFQKEFSGKKCLYLRGKNIISTLHWDLKNLGINIEQKIVYENIFKKANILLIQPAIFIFTSPLSVDNFLQFYTLNSHDKIIAIGQSTAKRLLNFNNVLICEKQSLQECVKLAKTLI, encoded by the coding sequence ATGAAAATTTATCTTTTAAATGAAACTCCTTTTGAAGGTGTAGAAAATCTTATTTTAAATGAATTGATTTTTTATGATTTTAATGTGGATTTAAGTAAATATGAGGTTTTAATTTATACTTCTAAAAATGCTTTAAAAGCTTTAAAAAAAGCTAATATTAAATTGAATTTTGAGCTTGATTTATATGCTGTGGGACAAAAGAGTGCAGAATTTGCTAAACAAATGGGCTTTAAAAAGGTTAAATTTCCTAAAAAAGCTAATGCAAAGGAATTGTTTTTTGAATTTCAAAAAGAATTTAGTGGAAAAAAATGTTTGTATTTAAGAGGAAAAAATATTATTTCTACTTTACATTGGGATCTTAAAAATTTAGGTATAAATATAGAGCAAAAAATTGTTTATGAAAATATTTTTAAAAAAGCTAATATATTATTGATTCAGCCTGCTATTTTTATTTTTACCTCTCCTTTGAGTGTAGATAATTTTTTGCAATTTTATACTTTAAATTCTCACGATAAAATTATTGCTATAGGGCAAAGTACAGCAAAAAGACTTTTAAATTTTAATAATGTTTTAATATGTGAAAAGCAAAGTCTTCAAGAATGTGTTAAACTTGCTAAAACTTTAATTTAA
- a CDS encoding transformation system protein produces MKKAFILIELINAMIIISLIFTGIFYYYTHLYKNYENLNTFEKLYKLQNQLYEKPMFKTIILKTSNLKTMILQEQFSQDHIFKFQKLYFQNQNYNIYFKE; encoded by the coding sequence ATGAAAAAAGCCTTTATACTTATAGAATTAATCAATGCTATGATTATCATATCTTTAATTTTTACCGGTATTTTTTATTATTATACCCATCTTTACAAAAACTATGAAAACTTAAATACCTTTGAAAAACTTTATAAACTTCAAAATCAGTTATATGAAAAACCGATGTTTAAAACCATTATATTAAAAACATCAAATTTAAAAACTATGATCTTACAAGAACAATTTAGTCAAGATCATATATTTAAATTTCAAAAATTATACTTTCAAAATCAAAATTACAATATTTACTTTAAAGAATGA
- a CDS encoding pyrroline-5-carboxylate reductase, whose protein sequence is MAKALAYGLKNDYEIYIVGRNLEKLQILAQEGFKILLYQDFNIQDKDIILAFKPYALENISKCLKGQARILISVLANTDFEKLQVIHAQNYVRIMPNIAAKYQASTTPYILKNSLFNNEILEILNTFGLAYELENEEQMGAAMAISGCAPAFLALVAESIANAGVCEGLPKELSLNLTRSLFQSSSTLLKHEHPAIIRENICSPSGVTIKGIKVLEQKGVRGSFFEAINASNTK, encoded by the coding sequence ATGGCAAAAGCTTTAGCCTATGGATTAAAAAATGATTATGAAATCTACATAGTAGGAAGAAATTTAGAGAAACTTCAAATATTAGCCCAAGAGGGTTTTAAAATTTTACTTTATCAAGATTTTAATATACAAGATAAAGACATAATTTTAGCTTTTAAACCCTATGCTTTAGAAAATATATCTAAGTGTTTAAAAGGTCAAGCACGCATTTTAATTTCTGTTTTAGCTAATACAGATTTTGAAAAACTACAAGTCATTCATGCTCAAAATTATGTAAGAATCATGCCTAATATAGCGGCCAAATATCAAGCTTCAACCACACCTTATATACTTAAAAATTCTCTTTTTAATAATGAAATTTTAGAAATTTTAAATACTTTTGGTTTAGCCTATGAATTAGAAAATGAAGAACAAATGGGTGCTGCTATGGCAATTAGTGGTTGCGCTCCCGCTTTTTTAGCTCTCGTAGCAGAAAGTATTGCTAATGCTGGAGTTTGCGAAGGTTTACCCAAAGAACTTAGCTTAAATCTTACTCGGTCTTTATTTCAAAGTTCAAGTACCTTGCTTAAACATGAACATCCAGCCATTATTAGGGAAAATATTTGCTCTCCTAGTGGTGTTACCATAAAAGGTATTAAAGTACTTGAACAAAAAGGGGTTCGTGGAAGTTTTTTTGAAGCTATAAATGCTAGCAACACTAAATGA
- the fliW gene encoding flagellar assembly protein FliW has protein sequence MTLAVKCPILGFEETKNMEFSTIDEVFVRLKSLDGKDFSFVLINPYLIRPDYEFDIPTYYQELLSLTPESNMKIFNIVAIAKSIEESTVNFLAPIVINLDNNAMVQVILDTINYPDFFQAEQIANYIKK, from the coding sequence ATGACTTTAGCGGTTAAATGTCCTATATTAGGTTTTGAAGAAACCAAAAATATGGAATTTTCAACTATTGATGAAGTATTTGTAAGACTTAAAAGTCTTGATGGAAAAGATTTTTCTTTTGTTTTAATTAATCCTTATTTAATTAGACCTGATTATGAATTTGATATACCTACTTATTATCAAGAACTTCTTTCTTTAACACCAGAATCTAATATGAAAATTTTTAATATAGTAGCCATAGCAAAAAGCATAGAAGAATCTACTGTCAACTTCTTAGCTCCTATAGTTATCAATCTTGATAATAATGCCATGGTACAAGTAATTTTAGATACAATCAATTATCCTGACTTTTTCCAGGCTGAACAAATTGCAAATTACATCAAAAAATAA
- the bamD gene encoding outer membrane protein assembly factor BamD, with protein MRKSIFLLIFIGICFSACSTKTNEGLYNLSASQWYKQIIKDLNDKDLEKADDHYNGMASEHVSDPLLETTLIILAQAHIDEEEYKLAEFYLDEYNKKFGNSRNADFIRYLKIKAKFDAFAVPNRNQALMLQSQKEIDDFLKDYPYTQYQPLVQTMLTKFNLAVFYLDMTIEELYQRIGYEQSAQIYKEKLKENEFYKQDIIKPELPWYRSIFERF; from the coding sequence ATGAGAAAAAGTATTTTTTTGCTAATTTTTATAGGAATTTGTTTTAGTGCCTGTAGTACAAAAACTAATGAAGGTTTGTATAATCTTAGTGCTAGTCAATGGTATAAGCAAATCATTAAAGATTTAAACGATAAAGATTTAGAAAAAGCTGATGATCATTATAATGGTATGGCGAGTGAACATGTTTCTGACCCTTTATTAGAAACCACTTTAATCATTTTAGCACAGGCTCACATAGATGAAGAAGAATATAAATTAGCAGAGTTTTATTTAGATGAATATAATAAAAAATTTGGAAATTCTCGCAATGCAGATTTTATTCGCTATCTTAAAATTAAAGCGAAATTTGATGCTTTTGCAGTACCTAATCGTAATCAAGCTTTAATGCTTCAAAGTCAAAAAGAAATAGATGATTTTTTAAAAGATTATCCTTATACTCAATATCAGCCTTTGGTTCAAACCATGCTTACTAAATTTAATTTAGCTGTTTTTTATTTAGATATGACTATAGAAGAATTATATCAGCGTATAGGATATGAACAAAGTGCACAAATTTATAAAGAGAAATTAAAAGAAAATGAATTTTATAAACAAGATATTATTAAACCAGAGCTTCCATGGTATAGAAGTATATTTGAAAGATTTTAA
- the lon gene encoding endopeptidase La translates to MQIEHIQNYPVNLPVLVEDELFLYPFMITPIFINDASNMKALELAIKNDSMLFVAPSKLENGRSFDEIYHCGVIGTIMRKVPLPDGRVKILFQGYAKGKIIEQVSKKPLEAKIELIKEDFLESTKKEALLDVLKEKVKHLANISHYFSPDLLRTIEEGFDASRICDLILNTIRMKKQLAYEFFILINLEQKLLKLIDLIVQEIEANKIQKEIKNKVHSRIDKVNKEYFLKEQLRQIQKELGSDSQKEDEVKEYQKRLESKKKFMHEDAYKEIKKQIEKFERIHQDNSEASMIQTYIETALDVPFEKFSKKKLNIKEVLKQLNNDHYALNKPKERIEEYFAVREFLEKRKIADKDGAKVILCLYGPPGVGKTSLANSVAKALKRELIRIALGGLEDVNELRGHRRTYIGAMPGRITQGLIEAQQINPVIVLDEIDKLNRSFRGDPSAVLLEILDPEQNSKFRDYYLNFNIDLSKVIFIATANDISNIPAALRDRMEFIELSSYTPGEKFHIMKKYLIPDELKKHGLKSNEMSINDETIELIISDYTRESGVRNLRRKVAELCRKSVKKLLLENIKKVNIDDQNLNEFLDKKVFEIEKNNGENQIGQVNGLAWTSVGGDVLKIEAIKIKGKGELTLTGSLGDVMKESAQIALSMIKVLIDEDKIKIPKKMIIDPKIRVYDSYNLHIHVPDGATPKDGPSAGITMSTAIASVFSDKKVRSDIAMTGEIDLKGRVLPIGGLKEKLIAAYKADIKIALIPRKNYDRDLKDIPDEVKENMQIIPVDIFDQVLKYALI, encoded by the coding sequence ATGCAAATTGAACACATACAAAATTATCCAGTAAATTTACCTGTATTGGTTGAGGATGAATTATTTTTATATCCTTTTATGATTACTCCTATTTTTATTAATGATGCTTCAAATATGAAGGCTTTAGAATTAGCTATTAAAAATGATAGTATGCTTTTTGTTGCTCCTTCTAAGCTTGAAAATGGAAGAAGTTTTGATGAAATTTATCATTGTGGTGTTATTGGGACTATTATGAGAAAAGTACCTTTACCAGATGGTAGAGTAAAAATATTGTTTCAAGGTTATGCTAAGGGTAAGATTATAGAACAAGTTTCTAAAAAACCTTTAGAAGCTAAAATAGAACTTATAAAAGAAGATTTTTTAGAATCAACTAAGAAAGAAGCACTTCTTGATGTTTTAAAAGAAAAGGTAAAACATTTAGCTAATATTAGTCATTATTTTTCTCCTGATCTTTTAAGAACTATTGAAGAAGGTTTTGATGCATCTAGAATTTGTGATTTGATTTTAAATACTATACGTATGAAAAAGCAACTTGCTTATGAATTTTTTATATTGATAAATCTTGAACAAAAATTATTAAAATTGATAGATTTGATTGTTCAAGAAATTGAAGCAAACAAAATCCAAAAAGAGATTAAAAATAAAGTGCATTCGCGTATAGATAAAGTTAATAAAGAATATTTTTTAAAAGAGCAATTAAGGCAAATCCAAAAAGAACTTGGTTCAGATAGTCAAAAAGAAGATGAGGTAAAAGAATATCAAAAACGTTTAGAATCTAAGAAAAAATTTATGCATGAAGATGCTTATAAAGAAATTAAAAAACAAATTGAAAAATTTGAACGCATTCATCAAGATAATTCTGAAGCCTCAATGATTCAAACTTATATAGAAACGGCATTAGATGTTCCTTTTGAAAAATTCTCTAAGAAAAAACTCAATATTAAAGAGGTTTTAAAACAACTTAATAATGATCATTATGCATTAAATAAACCTAAAGAACGTATAGAGGAATATTTTGCTGTAAGAGAATTTTTAGAAAAAAGAAAAATTGCAGATAAAGATGGTGCTAAAGTGATTCTTTGTCTTTATGGACCTCCAGGAGTAGGTAAAACTTCTTTAGCTAATTCTGTTGCAAAAGCCTTAAAAAGAGAATTAATTCGTATTGCTTTAGGCGGGCTTGAGGATGTTAATGAGCTGCGTGGACATCGTAGAACTTATATAGGTGCTATGCCAGGACGCATTACTCAAGGACTTATAGAAGCGCAACAAATTAATCCTGTAATAGTTTTAGATGAAATTGATAAGTTAAATCGTAGTTTCAGAGGTGATCCTAGTGCAGTACTTTTAGAAATTTTAGATCCAGAACAAAATTCTAAATTTAGGGATTATTATTTAAATTTTAATATTGATTTAAGTAAGGTTATTTTTATAGCTACAGCTAATGATATTAGTAATATTCCAGCTGCTTTAAGAGATAGAATGGAATTTATAGAATTAAGTTCTTATACTCCTGGTGAAAAATTTCATATTATGAAAAAATATTTAATTCCAGATGAACTCAAAAAGCATGGTTTAAAATCGAATGAAATGTCTATTAATGATGAGACTATAGAATTAATTATTAGTGATTATACTCGTGAATCAGGTGTTAGAAATTTACGTCGTAAAGTAGCAGAATTATGTCGTAAGAGTGTTAAAAAATTACTTTTAGAGAATATTAAAAAAGTTAATATTGATGATCAAAATTTAAATGAATTTCTAGATAAAAAAGTTTTTGAAATAGAAAAAAACAATGGAGAAAATCAAATTGGTCAAGTTAATGGTTTAGCTTGGACAAGTGTAGGTGGAGATGTTTTAAAAATAGAAGCTATAAAGATCAAAGGTAAAGGAGAATTGACACTTACTGGAAGTTTGGGGGATGTAATGAAAGAGTCGGCTCAAATTGCTTTAAGTATGATTAAGGTTTTAATCGATGAAGATAAGATTAAAATACCAAAAAAAATGATTATTGATCCTAAAATTCGTGTGTATGATAGTTATAATCTTCATATACATGTTCCAGATGGAGCTACACCAAAAGATGGTCCAAGCGCTGGTATTACTATGAGTACGGCTATTGCTTCAGTATTTAGTGATAAAAAAGTTAGATCTGATATAGCAATGACAGGTGAAATAGATCTAAAAGGTAGGGTTTTGCCAATAGGTGGTTTAAAAGAAAAGTTAATTGCAGCTTATAAAGCAGATATAAAAATCGCTTTAATTCCAAGGAAAAATTATGATAGGGATTTAAAAGATATTCCTGATGAGGTTAAAGAAAATATGCAAATTATACCAGTTGATATTTTTGATCAAGTATTAAAATACGCTTTAATATAA
- the rpsR gene encoding 30S ribosomal protein S18 encodes MAEKRKYSRKYCKYTEAKVEFIDYKDTAMLKHALSERFKIMPRRLTGTSKKYQEMVETAIKRARHVALIPYIVDRKNVVNNPFEGL; translated from the coding sequence ATGGCAGAAAAAAGAAAATATTCACGTAAATATTGCAAATACACTGAAGCAAAAGTTGAATTTATTGATTATAAAGACACAGCAATGTTAAAACACGCTTTGTCTGAAAGATTTAAAATCATGCCACGCCGTTTAACAGGAACAAGCAAGAAATACCAAGAAATGGTAGAAACTGCAATCAAACGTGCAAGACATGTAGCACTTATCCCTTATATAGTGGATAGAAAAAATGTGGTAAACAATCCTTTTGAAGGATTATAA
- a CDS encoding single-stranded DNA-binding protein produces MFNKVVLVGNLTRDIEMRYAQSGSAIGASAIAVTRRFTTNGEKREETCFIDISFYGRTAEIANQYLSKGSKVLIEGRLRFEQWNDQNGQNRSKHSIQVENMEMLNSSNIQQGGNNNFSNNPYHSNYENQNYDPYMNENQHVNKPKSYSTPQKNQNLQYEEKLKEIDVDAYDNDDTNLPF; encoded by the coding sequence ATGTTTAATAAAGTTGTTTTGGTTGGAAATCTTACACGTGATATAGAAATGCGTTATGCGCAAAGTGGAAGTGCCATTGGAGCTTCAGCCATAGCAGTTACAAGAAGATTTACTACAAATGGCGAAAAAAGAGAAGAAACTTGCTTTATTGATATAAGTTTTTATGGTCGTACTGCAGAAATAGCAAATCAATATCTTAGCAAAGGTTCAAAAGTTCTAATAGAGGGACGTCTTAGATTTGAACAATGGAACGATCAAAATGGACAAAACCGTTCTAAACATAGCATACAAGTTGAAAATATGGAAATGCTTAATAGCTCTAATATTCAACAAGGGGGAAATAATAATTTTTCAAATAACCCTTATCATTCAAACTATGAAAATCAAAACTATGATCCTTATATGAACGAAAACCAACATGTTAACAAACCTAAATCTTATTCAACTCCACAAAAAAACCAAAATCTACAATATGAAGAAAAATTAAAAGAAATTGATGTCGATGCCTATGACAACGATGATACGAATTTACCATTTTGA
- the rpsF gene encoding 30S ribosomal protein S6, whose translation MKHYEVLFILKPTFTEEEVNAKLEFIKETLTKNGAEIETIVPMGTRKLAYKIKKYERGIYFVIYFKAPTKLIAELERVLRITEEIIRFLIVKYENKKEIAAWEKLSHGIKQSKKEIKPLDAPENQ comes from the coding sequence TTGAAACATTACGAAGTTTTATTTATTTTAAAACCTACATTTACTGAAGAAGAAGTAAATGCAAAGTTGGAATTCATTAAAGAAACCCTAACCAAAAATGGAGCAGAAATTGAAACTATTGTTCCAATGGGCACTAGAAAATTAGCGTATAAAATCAAAAAATACGAAAGAGGAATTTATTTTGTAATTTACTTTAAAGCTCCTACAAAACTCATTGCCGAGCTTGAAAGAGTCTTAAGAATCACTGAAGAGATTATAAGATTTTTAATTGTAAAATATGAAAATAAAAAAGAAATCGCAGCTTGGGAGAAATTAAGCCACGGAATCAAGCAATCTAAAAAAGAAATCAAACCTTTAGATGCTCCTGAAAATCAATAA
- a CDS encoding VirK family antimicrobial peptide resistance protein codes for MDKKFHYPTPNFNDIKKSIVFWRYLRFQARKFLYFPQVKFLEKTLNDKNNVHLKDFFSQRPYACYNVIRRFCDKSFKANKRVKTIIHDVNRGLFYFKFLPKDQLIFSFDEDFKLFLGYNQHTFEEGFWAFFLKYKELIIIQCNFCFTLENNLLLSCIQGYQYKDFNVLAINKIFTKKYYGLRPIALLIECSKMLSQSLKLHATLGVHEKNQIRSQKGEEKGYFVNYQKIWLENGGELIKINKHKYYKLIYSQKNIEEIPSHKRSMYKKRFNLFEEIKQNLKQIFTF; via the coding sequence GTGGATAAAAAATTTCACTACCCTACTCCAAATTTCAACGATATAAAAAAAAGTATTGTTTTTTGGCGCTATTTACGCTTCCAAGCAAGAAAATTTTTATACTTTCCTCAAGTAAAATTTCTTGAAAAAACATTAAATGATAAAAACAATGTACATTTAAAAGATTTTTTCTCCCAAAGACCTTATGCTTGTTATAATGTAATAAGAAGATTTTGCGATAAAAGTTTTAAAGCCAATAAACGCGTTAAAACAATTATTCACGATGTTAACCGAGGTCTTTTTTATTTTAAATTTTTACCTAAAGATCAATTGATTTTTTCTTTTGACGAAGATTTTAAGCTTTTTTTAGGTTATAATCAACATACTTTTGAAGAAGGTTTTTGGGCTTTTTTTTTAAAATACAAAGAACTCATCATTATACAATGTAATTTTTGCTTTACTTTAGAAAACAATCTTTTACTCTCTTGCATACAAGGCTATCAATATAAAGACTTTAATGTTTTAGCAATCAATAAAATTTTCACTAAAAAATATTATGGCTTGCGTCCCATTGCTTTACTTATAGAATGTTCTAAAATGCTTAGTCAGTCATTAAAACTCCATGCAACTTTAGGCGTACATGAAAAAAATCAAATCCGATCTCAAAAAGGAGAGGAAAAAGGTTATTTTGTAAATTACCAAAAAATATGGCTAGAAAATGGAGGTGAATTGATAAAAATAAACAAACATAAATATTATAAACTAATATATTCTCAAAAAAATATAGAAGAAATTCCCAGTCATAAACGTTCTATGTATAAAAAACGTTTTAACTTATTTGAAGAAATTAAGCAAAATTTAAAACAAATTTTTACATTTTAA
- the rseP gene encoding RIP metalloprotease RseP: protein MKSLLFLFAILVLGIQFYSIEFLATVLVISFLIFFHELGHFLAARSLGVKVEIFSIGFGKSLIEKTIRGTKYRLSALPFGGYVKLKGQDDMHANIENFDQDSYSILSPFKKIYILFAGSFFNLILAFLLYIIIAHLGIEKLSPQIGSITPNSAAQQAGLEIKDTILTINGIKIQSFDEIAKYLTLKPLNIIIDRKGEILEFNITPKLGQGYNDFGQTISKAQLGITPSGNNVLIKHQGLESIKYAANQSIEASTLIIKGIIKLLSGEIEAKNLGGIITMTDLTSKAAQNSFALLLFITALISINLGILNLLPIPMLDGGHIFFNIYEVIFKQKIPLKAFEYLNYGGMALLLSLMLFATYNDILRIIGG from the coding sequence ATGAAATCTTTATTATTTTTATTTGCCATTTTAGTTTTAGGAATTCAATTTTATTCCATAGAATTTCTAGCTACTGTTTTAGTTATTTCTTTTTTAATTTTTTTTCACGAATTGGGTCATTTCTTGGCTGCACGTTCTTTAGGTGTAAAAGTAGAAATTTTTAGTATAGGATTTGGTAAAAGTCTTATAGAAAAAACAATTAGGGGAACAAAATATCGCTTAAGTGCTTTACCATTTGGAGGATATGTTAAACTTAAAGGACAAGATGATATGCATGCTAATATTGAAAATTTTGATCAAGATAGTTATAGCATTTTAAGTCCTTTTAAAAAAATCTACATCCTTTTTGCAGGATCTTTTTTTAATCTTATTTTAGCTTTTCTTCTTTATATTATTATAGCTCATTTAGGCATAGAAAAATTGAGTCCTCAAATAGGAAGCATAACACCTAATTCTGCTGCACAACAAGCAGGACTTGAAATCAAAGATACAATTTTAACAATTAATGGAATAAAAATTCAAAGTTTTGATGAAATTGCTAAATATCTAACTTTAAAACCTTTAAATATTATAATAGATAGAAAAGGAGAAATATTAGAATTTAATATTACTCCAAAATTAGGACAAGGGTATAATGATTTTGGGCAAACGATTTCTAAGGCTCAGCTTGGTATCACTCCAAGTGGAAACAATGTACTCATTAAGCATCAAGGTTTAGAAAGTATTAAATATGCAGCAAATCAAAGTATTGAAGCTTCTACACTTATTATAAAAGGCATAATTAAACTTCTTAGTGGAGAAATTGAAGCAAAAAATTTAGGAGGTATTATCACAATGACAGATCTTACCTCAAAAGCAGCTCAAAACAGTTTTGCCTTACTTTTATTTATTACAGCTTTAATTTCTATTAATTTAGGTATTTTAAATTTACTACCTATACCTATGCTTGATGGAGGGCATATATTTTTTAATATTTACGAAGTAATTTTTAAACAAAAAATACCATTAAAAGCTTTTGAATATTTAAATTACGGTGGAATGGCTTTACTATTAAGCTTAATGCTTTTTGCAACCTATAATGATATACTAAGGATAATAGGTGGATAA